The proteins below come from a single Verrucomicrobiota bacterium genomic window:
- a CDS encoding folylpolyglutamate synthase/dihydrofolate synthase family protein, with protein MTYQESLDWLYRTQLFGIKLGLENVERLCGECGIAVDSPGILHVAGTNGKGSVCAFAERLLRESGRRVGLFTSPHLVDFRERIRIGQEMISEEAVAEGLGFFREQVAEWEPHPTFFELTFALAMKYFQEEAVEAVVLETGMGGRLDATNLVQPRVVALTPVGLDHQKWLGESLREIAQEKAGILKVGVPAVSAGQVAEVAEVLWEQDPAIEFVKEPIPGEWDCGLPGQHQRANAALAWAALKRGGWEVGPETARRAIAATRWPGRFEEVRPRLVLDGAHNESAMEALVATWRARFGAEKASVVFGALADKQPERLLKRLGPIAREFVFVPVNSPRALPVRDLGKAAAGKVPWQTEVSLEAALSTALASNRATLVTGSLFLVGEASGLLRSEAFRPSAQ; from the coding sequence ATGACCTACCAGGAGTCGCTCGATTGGCTCTACCGCACGCAGCTTTTCGGAATCAAGCTCGGGCTGGAAAATGTCGAGCGCTTGTGCGGGGAGTGCGGCATCGCGGTCGATTCTCCCGGTATCCTCCACGTGGCGGGCACCAATGGGAAGGGCTCGGTCTGCGCTTTCGCTGAGCGCCTCTTGCGGGAGAGCGGTCGGCGAGTGGGGCTGTTTACTTCTCCCCATTTGGTGGATTTTCGAGAGCGCATCCGCATCGGTCAGGAGATGATTTCGGAGGAGGCGGTGGCGGAGGGTCTGGGCTTTTTCCGCGAGCAAGTCGCCGAGTGGGAGCCGCATCCGACTTTCTTCGAGCTGACCTTTGCGCTGGCGATGAAGTATTTTCAGGAGGAGGCGGTCGAGGCGGTGGTCTTGGAAACCGGGATGGGGGGGAGATTGGATGCGACCAACTTGGTGCAACCGCGAGTGGTGGCGCTCACGCCAGTCGGGCTGGATCACCAGAAGTGGTTGGGCGAAAGCTTGCGCGAGATCGCCCAAGAAAAAGCCGGCATTCTCAAGGTCGGGGTGCCCGCGGTCTCGGCGGGGCAGGTGGCGGAAGTGGCGGAGGTCCTTTGGGAGCAGGATCCGGCGATCGAGTTTGTGAAGGAGCCGATTCCCGGGGAGTGGGACTGTGGCCTTCCCGGCCAACATCAGCGAGCGAATGCGGCCTTGGCCTGGGCAGCTCTCAAGAGGGGTGGCTGGGAGGTGGGCCCGGAAACGGCGCGCCGAGCGATCGCTGCCACCCGCTGGCCCGGGCGCTTCGAGGAGGTCCGCCCGCGGCTGGTCTTGGACGGGGCTCACAATGAGTCGGCCATGGAGGCTTTGGTGGCGACGTGGCGGGCCCGCTTTGGGGCGGAGAAGGCGAGCGTGGTCTTCGGCGCGCTGGCCGACAAGCAGCCGGAGCGGCTGCTGAAGCGGCTGGGCCCGATTGCGCGGGAGTTTGTCTTCGTGCCGGTGAATTCGCCTCGAGCCCTCCCCGTGCGGGACCTGGGCAAGGCGGCGGCCGGGAAGGTGCCTTGGCAAACCGAGGTCTCTCTGGAGGCCGCTCTTTCCACGGCGCTGGCCAGCAATCGGGCCACTTTGGTGACGGGCTCGCTCTTTTTGGTCGGCGAGGCGAGTGGCCTGCTCCGAAGCGAGGCTTTCC
- a CDS encoding ComF family protein encodes MSGSWVRARRWAEDKVFPPVCVLCRVGGLAGSLCEDCLATLPRVREPFCRVCGEHFEGAFSGAFSCSNCRERQFSFAFARAPFLAEGRVRTWIHEFKFDRRFHRRGLLADLLVRVWERPEIAALRADAPLVVPVPLHWRRRWRRGFDQAAELAYGFARRSGLRWAKALRRVRATETQSALPREVRLQNMRKAFALRPSQREKLRGATVLLVDDVFTTGATVQACAEVLLAAGVRKCVVITLARG; translated from the coding sequence ATGAGCGGAAGCTGGGTCCGGGCGCGGCGCTGGGCCGAGGACAAGGTCTTCCCGCCGGTTTGTGTCTTGTGCCGGGTGGGGGGTCTGGCAGGATCGCTCTGCGAAGATTGCCTGGCCACGCTGCCCCGGGTCCGCGAGCCTTTTTGCCGTGTTTGTGGGGAGCATTTTGAGGGAGCGTTTTCCGGTGCCTTTTCCTGCTCCAATTGTCGGGAGCGCCAGTTTTCCTTTGCCTTCGCGAGGGCGCCTTTTTTGGCGGAGGGGAGGGTGCGGACTTGGATTCACGAGTTCAAGTTTGATCGGCGCTTTCATCGCCGAGGGCTCTTGGCGGATTTGCTGGTCCGGGTCTGGGAGCGACCGGAGATCGCGGCTTTGCGAGCGGACGCGCCCTTGGTGGTCCCGGTGCCGCTGCATTGGAGGCGGCGGTGGCGGCGCGGTTTCGACCAAGCGGCGGAGCTGGCCTACGGTTTTGCTCGCCGCTCCGGGCTGCGCTGGGCCAAGGCGCTTCGTCGTGTCCGGGCGACCGAGACCCAGTCCGCCCTACCTCGGGAGGTCCGTCTGCAAAACATGCGTAAAGCCTTCGCCCTGCGGCCTAGCCAGCGGGAGAAGCTGCGGGGGGCGACGGTTCTGCTGGTGGATGATGTGTTCACGACCGGGGCCACGGTCCAAGCCTGCGCCGAGGTGCTCCTGGCTGCTGGGGTGCGGAAGTGCGTTGTCATAACGCTCGCAAGGGGCTAG
- the accD gene encoding acetyl-CoA carboxylase, carboxyltransferase subunit beta, with protein sequence MGIFSKPPLSGLGRKKEDMPEGLWHKCTGCTESVHELELKKNLRVCPNCGHHLLMSAQERIESLADEGTFEEFDAGLFSKNPLHFAKYDEKIKRLRAATEMNDAVVTGRLQIDGQAVVVAVMDFQFFAGSMGSVVGEKIARAVETATAEGLPVLIFSASSGARMQEGMLSLMQMAKTSGALARHHEAGLAYISILTHPTTGGVTASFATLGDIILAEPKCMIGFAGPRVVKETTHQNLPPGFQTAEFMMEHGLVDRIVSREDMRGELSQIIGYLAKTPEPAVV encoded by the coding sequence ATGGGAATTTTTTCAAAGCCGCCCTTGAGCGGCCTCGGACGGAAGAAGGAGGACATGCCGGAAGGCCTGTGGCACAAATGCACTGGCTGCACCGAGTCCGTCCATGAGCTGGAGCTCAAGAAGAATCTGCGCGTCTGCCCCAACTGCGGCCACCACCTCCTCATGAGTGCCCAGGAACGAATCGAGTCGCTGGCGGATGAGGGGACCTTTGAGGAGTTCGACGCGGGGCTCTTTTCCAAGAACCCACTTCATTTCGCGAAGTATGACGAGAAGATCAAGCGGCTGCGAGCGGCGACCGAGATGAACGATGCGGTCGTGACCGGACGACTCCAGATCGACGGCCAAGCGGTGGTGGTCGCGGTCATGGATTTCCAATTCTTCGCTGGCAGCATGGGTTCGGTGGTGGGAGAAAAAATCGCCCGGGCGGTCGAGACGGCGACCGCCGAAGGGCTGCCCGTCCTCATTTTTTCCGCTTCTTCGGGGGCGCGGATGCAGGAGGGCATGCTCAGCCTGATGCAGATGGCCAAGACGAGCGGGGCCTTGGCTCGTCATCACGAAGCTGGCCTCGCCTACATTAGTATTCTGACGCATCCTACGACGGGCGGGGTCACGGCCAGCTTTGCCACTTTGGGGGACATCATCCTGGCCGAGCCCAAGTGCATGATCGGCTTCGCGGGCCCCCGCGTGGTCAAGGAAACCACCCACCAGAATCTCCCGCCCGGTTTCCAAACGGCTGAGTTCATGATGGAGCATGGATTGGTGGATCGGATTGTCAGCCGCGAGGACATGCGGGGAGAGCTGTCCCAAATCATCGGCTACCTCGCCAAAACGCCCGAGCCGGCGGTCGTGTGA